In Verrucomicrobiota bacterium, one genomic interval encodes:
- a CDS encoding vanadium-dependent haloperoxidase — translation MKILRLVLFLTFSLSVISQAHATNSVARVWDERALAAIRADTPHPPAQARNLFSLSVCMYDAWAAYDSVAVGYVYHAKHAATNLLAARNEAISYAAYRMLKERHFYSKTFSNTLYLDDAQMTALGYDTNNVSRDTSTPAGVGNSVYDAVSAWFINDGARQTNGTRTAPYPDYPTNQGGYIYINPPLATSLPGIDDGSEGTNGPGHTVVDINRWQRLQVVNGVDQNGFPTGPIQTYLGAQWLGVRPFALTRTDPTLSWIDLAGPPPHLGGVGDAEFRNSVVEMIRKSSQLTPDDGVMVDISPTAFGNNTLGANDGTGHPINPYTGQPYPSNLVKRGDFARVLAEFWADGPSSETPPGHWNVIANNVSDNTNFVKRLGGTGPVLNDLEWDVKLYFALNAAVHDAACAAWSLKRYYDGWRPISAVRYMALQGQSSDPSSPSYNPNGLPLIPELIELVTSNTVASGRHAGLTVGKIAVYNWPGGPTNPVTQHSGVKWIHGESWVPYQKATFVTPAFPGYISGHSTFSRSAAEVLAAITGTPYFPGGLFVADIAVANTSTGLAFENGPSQPVQLQCATYYDAADQAGISRIFGGIHPPADDFPGRRTGAQCGKGVWALAQKYFDGSIAQVPFALTIRPLDPTGCELRFDTVRGFFYKLQSTSDLLQSFADDPAGFVQAYDTSMVRTDNVANSAKLYRVLRASAP, via the coding sequence ATGAAAATATTGCGACTTGTTTTATTTCTCACCTTTAGCCTCAGTGTCATCAGTCAGGCCCACGCCACCAACAGCGTCGCCCGCGTCTGGGACGAACGGGCGCTCGCCGCCATACGCGCCGACACGCCGCATCCGCCGGCACAGGCGCGCAATCTCTTCAGTCTTTCGGTTTGCATGTACGATGCTTGGGCGGCCTACGACAGCGTGGCGGTAGGTTATGTTTATCACGCCAAACATGCGGCCACGAATTTGTTGGCGGCCCGCAACGAAGCGATCAGCTACGCGGCTTACCGGATGCTCAAGGAACGCCATTTTTATTCCAAGACTTTCAGCAACACGCTCTATTTGGACGACGCGCAGATGACGGCGCTTGGCTACGACACCAATAATGTCTCGCGCGATACTTCCACGCCGGCGGGTGTTGGTAATTCTGTGTATGACGCCGTTTCCGCCTGGTTCATCAACGACGGCGCGCGGCAAACCAATGGCACACGGACAGCGCCTTACCCGGATTATCCGACCAATCAGGGTGGATACATTTATATCAATCCGCCGTTGGCCACTTCCCTGCCTGGCATTGACGATGGCTCTGAGGGCACAAACGGTCCCGGCCATACCGTGGTGGACATTAATCGCTGGCAGCGGTTGCAAGTCGTCAACGGAGTGGATCAAAACGGTTTTCCCACAGGCCCCATTCAAACTTACCTCGGTGCGCAATGGCTCGGGGTGCGGCCCTTTGCGCTGACCCGCACTGATCCGACGCTGTCTTGGATTGATCTGGCCGGGCCGCCGCCGCATCTCGGCGGAGTTGGTGATGCCGAGTTTAGAAACTCGGTAGTGGAAATGATTCGCAAAAGCAGTCAACTCACGCCCGACGACGGAGTGATGGTGGACATTTCGCCCACGGCTTTCGGAAACAATACTCTCGGCGCCAATGATGGCACCGGGCATCCCATCAATCCATACACAGGGCAACCCTATCCATCGAACCTGGTGAAACGCGGTGACTTCGCGCGCGTGCTCGCTGAATTCTGGGCGGACGGCCCCAGCTCCGAAACTCCGCCGGGCCATTGGAACGTGATCGCCAACAACGTGAGCGACAACACCAACTTCGTCAAACGCCTCGGTGGCACGGGTCCGGTGCTGAACGATCTGGAGTGGGATGTGAAGTTGTATTTCGCTTTGAACGCCGCCGTGCATGATGCGGCCTGCGCCGCCTGGTCGCTCAAACGCTACTACGACGGCTGGCGTCCAATCAGCGCGGTTCGTTACATGGCGTTGCAAGGTCAGTCCAGCGATCCGAGCAGCCCTTCGTATAACCCCAATGGTCTGCCGCTGATTCCGGAACTGATTGAACTCGTCACCAGCAACACGGTGGCGTCAGGTCGGCACGCTGGCCTGACCGTCGGCAAAATCGCAGTTTACAACTGGCCGGGCGGGCCTACCAACCCCGTCACGCAGCACAGTGGCGTCAAATGGATTCACGGCGAGAGTTGGGTGCCGTATCAAAAGGCCACCTTTGTCACCCCCGCTTTTCCCGGGTACATTTCGGGCCACAGCACGTTCAGTCGGTCAGCGGCGGAAGTTCTCGCGGCCATCACGGGCACGCCTTATTTTCCCGGTGGCCTCTTTGTGGCGGACATTGCGGTTGCGAACACATCGACGGGACTTGCTTTTGAAAACGGACCAAGCCAGCCCGTCCAGTTGCAGTGTGCGACCTATTACGATGCGGCGGATCAGGCTGGCATTTCCCGGATCTTTGGCGGCATTCATCCGCCGGCGGATGATTTTCCCGGTCGCCGCACCGGCGCGCAGTGTGGCAAAGGTGTTTGGGCGCTGGCGCAAAAGTATTTTGACGGGTCCATTGCCCAGGTGCCCTTCGCTCTGACCATCCGGCCTTTGGATCCCACGGGTTGTGAATTGCGCTTCGATACGGTGCGCGGTTTCTTCTACAAGCTGCAATCCACCTCAGACCTGCTCCAGTCATTTGCCGATGATCCGGCTGGATTTGTCCAGGCCTATGATACATCGATGGTCCGCACTGACAATGTCGCTAACTCCGCCAAGTTGTACCGCGTGCTCCGCGCCTCCGCGCCGTGA